The proteins below come from a single Oryzias latipes chromosome 14, ASM223467v1 genomic window:
- the LOC101167141 gene encoding trophoblast glycoprotein-like — translation MMRNMIWRLYSSDRSWVFSVWNQWCVFYAAAACLLFTPVRADDTCPSSCACAREWGTVNCSSADEETDVPTEIPTWTSTLILKGRNISTLSTRAFTPNGTELEIITLLLPNNGIQAIEPYAFRGLTRLHVLDLSHNQLESISPRAFHGLPELRSLYLNSSFLPPATAQLQNALSAQTLRNLHRLELAGNDLKSIPLEKLDIYRLHDLVLVNNSLEKIERENISSLYRQKRIRVYLSLNPFRCNCDLEAFYYWLKNSSQCPDAARILCSEPESKRGIPVEKLRGEDVDCMNENLEAVSYVLLGIVSALIGVVFLMVLYLNRRGIKRWLNNIREACRDQMEVYHYRYEQDSDPRLASVAV, via the coding sequence ATGATGAGGAATATGATTTGGAGACTTTACAGTTCAGATCGTTCTTGGgttttttctgtgtggaatcAGTGGTGCGTGTTTTACGCAGCAGCTGCGTGCTTGCTGTTTACGCCCGTCAGGGCGGACGACACCTGTCCCTCATCGTGCGCCTGTGCCAGAGAGTGGGGAACGGTGAACTGTTCGTCCGCTGACGAGGAGACCGACGTGCCGACAGAAATACCGACCTGGACTTCCACTCTCATCCTCAAAGGGAGAAACATTTCAACTTTATCCACTCGTGCGTTCACTCCCAACGGTACAGAGTTGGAAATAATAACACTGTTGCTGCCCAATAACGGGATCCAGGCTATTGAGCCCTACGCTTTCCGTGGTCTCACCCGTTTACATGTCCTAGATCTCAGCCACAACCAGCTGGAGTCCATTTCACCCCGAGCTTTCCATGGATTACCAGAGTTGCGCTCACTTTACTTGAATTCCTCCTTTTTGCCCCCTGCCACAGCGCAGCTCCAAAACGCGCTCAGCGCACAAACTTTGCGCAACCTCCACAGACTGGAGTTAGCAGGAAATGACCTGAAGTCTATACCCCTAGAGAAATTAGACATTTACCGCCTGCACGATTTAGTGTTGGTGAATAACTCTTTGGAGAAAATCGAGAGGGAAAATATTAGCAGTTTGTACAGGCAAAAGCGCATCCGTGTCTACCTATCTTTGAATCCATTTCGATGTAACTGTGACCTGGAGGCGTTTTACTACTGGCTGAAGAACTCTTCGCAGTGCCCGGATGCTGCGCGCATCCTGTGCAGTGAACCAGAGAGTAAGAGGGGCATCCCTGTGGAAAAGCTGCGGGGGGAGGATGTGGACTGCATGAACGAGAACCTGGAGGCGGTTTCATACGTGCTCCTCGGTATAGTGTCGGCTCTCATCGGAGTGGTGTTTCTCATGGTGCTCTATCTCAACCGGAGAGGCATCAAACGGTGGCTCAACAACATCCGAGAGGCGTGCAGGGACCAGATGGAGGTTTACCATTACCGCTATGAGCAGGACTCAGACCCGAGGCTGGCCAGTGTGGCAGTTTAA
- the smyd4 gene encoding SET and MYND domain-containing protein 4, which yields MDLPCVRWQDHIVRKWSSLHLGMKKKFESLVDVDDIFKCVLSQTTQGDVDFMKSVSEGYSMKKDAEEAVKYRERGNSHFKAADYRTAALLYSQGVCFAPCCSEQLSLCYANRSAALYHLKHFQDCLDDIERALKAGYPSHLAHKLQERRTMCLNQLSKKAAEDEPSMYTNRKARTSASNLGICPKVAIEYNLEKGRHLVAVERIAPGDVILTDRPYSFVLIPEMEEMREKDARADMFGTQYLRCHQCLAKTLCSVPCEGCSYSRYCSARCQREAWEEHHSWECSLGADLMAMGVMAHLALRITLKAGLKTIQEARQLVTETHEEAKSNGLISSPCNPNTCSKGDDPFASHYGDSYTSVFHLLHHTSHQSTAVRFLYAVTAATLSMKLSQAGFFLASRNINKHSSANSRWPCGPKKEEGDAERSSEQWLLGSAILRHLLQLRCNAQAITVLQDSEMENSRVQSRQEIRIATAMFPSLSLLNHSCSPNTTLVFSTVTADAGCADGPADMRQHLPEERQETRGVSVTVRAAKVISLGQEVLHCYGPHSSRMAAEERQRLLQEQYYFLCQCEACINPEKDGEATHPGVKGSPSEAELLCFKCNTVLKKNHEGRFCCSLSTCGHQTTSAKVSSKLQEIRIVLEKAVDLMEKDRPAEALQLLKKIESHSELMLAQTHPLQGELADATARAYATMGEWNNAASHLERSAVATCSQYGEDSIELGQQLFKLVQLHFNGGARSQALAVIPKVRRLFSLHCGPHCPELLELKAMEDCLRG from the exons ATGGACCTTCCGTGCGTTCGGTGGCAAGATCACATTGTCCGGAAATGGAGTTCGCTTCATTTAGGGATGAAGAAAAAATTTGAGTCCTTGGTTGATGTTGATGATATTTTCAAATGTGTTCTAAGCCAAACAAC TCAGGGTGACGTAGACTTTATGAAGTCAGTCTCTGAAGGATACTCAATGAAGAAGGACGCTGAAGAAGCAGTTAAATACAGGGAGAGGGGTAACTCCCACTTCAAAGCTGCTGACTACAGGACAGCAGCTCTGCTTTATTCACAG GGTGTTTGTTTTGCTCCTTGTTGTTCAGAGCAGCTGTCTCTGTGCTACGCAAACCGCTCTGCTGCTCTTTACCATCTGAAGCATTTCCAG GACTGCCTTGATGACATTGAAAGAGCTTTGAAGGCCGGCTATCCATCTCATCTAGCACACAAACTACAGGAGCGTCGCACAATGTGCCTAAATCAACTCAGTAAAAAAGCTGCTGAAGATGAGCCTAGTATGTacaccaacagaaaagccaggACATCAGCTTCAAATTTGGGGATTTGTCCTAAAGTGGCCATTGAATACAATTTGgaaaaaggccgccatctggtGGCAGTAGAGCGAATAGCACCTGGAGATGTGATCCTCACCGACAGGCCATACAGCTTTGTTCTTAttccagaaatggaggagaTGAGAGAGAAAGATGCAAGGGCAGACATGTTTGGAACACAGTATTTGAGATGTCACCAGTGTTTGGCTAAAACTCTGTGTTCGGTCCCATGCGAGGGATGCAGCTACAGCCGATACTGTTCAGCTAGGTGTCAACGGGAAGCTTGGGAGGAGCATCACAGCTGGGAGTGTTCATTGGGAGCAGATCTGATGGCTATGGGCGTAATGGCACATTTAGCACTCAGGATCACACTAAAGGCAGGTTTGAAAACCATTCAAGAAGCGAGGCAACTTGTAACAGAAACCCATGAGGAGGCAAAGTCAAACGGCCTGATCAGCTCTCCCTGTAATCCTAATACATGTTCAAAAGGGGATGATCCTTTTGCATCACACTATGGTGACTCCTACACGAGTGTGTTTCACCTATTGCACCATACAAGTCATCAAAGCACCGCTGTGCGGTTCCTCTATGCAGTAACTGCAGCAACTCTTTCCATGAAGCTCAGCCAGGCAGGATTTTTTCTTGCTTCAAGGAACATTAACAAGCACTCATCAGCAAACAGCAGGTGGCCATGTGGACCAAAGAAAGAGGAAGGAGATGCAGAGCGGAGCTCGGAGCAATGGCTGCTGGGAAGTGCAATTTTGAGGCACCTGCTGCAGCTAAGATGCAATGCTCAGGCCATCACTGTGCTGCAGGATTCAG AAATGGAAAACTCCAGAGTGCAATCTCGGCAGGAAATCCGTATTGCCACAGCGATGTTCCCATCTCTAAGTCTTCTCAATCATTCCTGCAGTCCTAACACCACCCTGGTGTTCAGCACTGTTACTGCTGATGCAGGTTGTGCAGATGGGCCTGCAGACATGCGTCAACATTTACCTGAAGAAAGGCAGGAAACTCGGGGCGTCTCTGTGACGGTGAGAGCAGCCAAAGTTATCAGTTTGGGACAGGAGGTCCTACACTGCTATG GTCCTCACAGCAGTAGGATGGCGGCTGAAGAACGACAGCGCCTCCTGCAGGAGCAGTACTATTTTCTGTGTCAGTGTGAGGCTTGCATCAATCCAGAGAAGGATGGAGAAGCCACGCACCCGGGGGTTAAAGGATCTCCATCTGAGGCTGAGCTGTTGTGTTTCAAATGCAACACCGTTCTTAAA AAAAACCATGAAGGCAGGTTCTGTTGTTCACTGTCAACCTGTGGCCATCAAACTACTTCAGCAAAAGTAAGCAGCAAGCTGCAAGAAATTAGGATTGTTCTGGAAAAAGCTGTGGACCTCATGGAGAAAGACAGACCAg CTGAGGCCCTGCAGCTGTTAAAAAAGATAGAGAGTCATTCTGAGCTGATGCTTGCACAGACGCATCCTTTGCAGGGCGAGCTGGCTGATGCAACAGCCAGAGCTTATGCTACCATGG GAGAATGGAACAATGCAGCGTCTCATCTGGAGCGGAGTGCTGTAGCCACTTGCTCTCAGTATGGAGAGGACAGCATCGAACTGGGACAACAGCTCTTTAAATTAGTTCAGCTGCACTTTAACGG TGGTGCCAGAAGCCAAGCCCTCGCCGTCATTCCCAAGGTCAGACGGCTCTTCTCCCTTCACTGCGGTCCCCACTGTCCTGAATTACTGGAGCTGAAAGCCATGGAGGATTGTCTTCGAGGGTAg